The genomic DNA GCCAGGCTCTTTGAGGCGGATGTAGACTCCTGAGCCGCTGGAGCCCGGTTTGGCATCACAGTGCTGATACAACAAATCGTTGGACTCATCTGAGACGGAGCAGAACCGGTACACCAGGTTTCCAGGCCGGTCGTCATCAAAGCCAGAGAAGTGGATCCGCCCAGCAGGGAGCTTCTTCAGGGAGGGGATGACACCCAGATCCATGTGCTTGACCTTTGGGGCCTTCTTCAACTCCAGAACAGCGTAGTCATAATCCGCAGCGAGTCCGTCAGACACACCTTTGAACCAGCCCTTAGGGACCTGGGTCTGCTTGACCCTGGTCCACCTGAATGAAGGTTTCTCAGACTCCGCACTGCGACGACTCCGTCTCTTTCCAcctctctgttttccttttcgTTCTCCTCTACCACCAttgtcttccttctcctccacttcctctttgcCTTTGTCTTCCTTTCTCCTCTTGCCCTTTCCTCGCCCTCCTCTTCCCTTGCCTCCTTTCCCTCGTCTGGACTTCTCCTTTAGAATACCAACACGAAGTTTCTGCACGCCATCTAGATAATCCTTTCCGTCATGGATGCAGTGGGCAGCAGTCAGAACATGCTTGGGTGACACAAGAACTCCAGAGCATCCAGTTGAGATCTTCACAGAGGTGGAGAAGGGATATTTGGTTGAAAACTGCTTGTCAGAGATGGTGAAGCGGGTATCTGTGCCGTACACCTCTCGTTTGCGACGTGAACTGGACGAGATGTTCCCGGACCATGCAGTCACCTCATTGAGGCCCTGCACAGAAACAGAGGTATATGTGCGCGTTCCGTTCTCGTAAACAGTCTCGTAGGACAGGAGCTGTTCAAGGTCATCCAGAGAAGTGGCGGGGAGGCGACGCTGACACTCAATCCCACAGGTCCCACTCAGCTCAGACTGAGGACGAGCTGAGAAGTTTGGGCTGCTGAGAGGCACGGTGCGTCTTTTCCTAACCAGAGGGACCTTCCACTGTGGCCAGGTATACTCATCCTGCACTGCATTCCCCTCAGCAGCAACAGCCACAACCACAGCGAGCACCGTCAGCGGGAGCAGGACACACAGGGGTATGGGGCCCATCGTTAAGTCGGGCCTGGCTCTGAAATTTAAAGAATAGAGATAGTACTTAGGGAAACTTTGCAAAACAGCAGAATTAGAAAGAAACTTACATATAActggatatatatataaataggATATAGCTGGGAAATAACAAGTCAAGTTCTAATGCTTCATCTGGTGCCAATAGCAGTTCAAGGTTTTCAATAATCCAGCCAAATAGATTTGTGTTTACTGGATGGATTGCAGCAGACATTCGTGGTTTCCAGCTGATGGACCCCATGACTGTGGTATGAGACTGACAATTCTGAAACCACCACCATGAGGTTGACATTTGAGGTTATGagtgaaatgtttcaaaaactACTGGAAGGACTGTCAAGATATAAGAAACGTTTGTACAAATCAGCCCACACATTTATGCCTGGAAAAATGGTAAGCTAGCTTTATGATAATGAGTATTCCCAAGGTTCTcaaatgtagcctacattttGTATAGTCCTTTGTAGCATATCTACATCCTCACACGC from Labrus mixtus chromosome 11, fLabMix1.1, whole genome shotgun sequence includes the following:
- the prss35 gene encoding inactive serine protease 35; amino-acid sequence: MGPIPLCVLLPLTVLAVVVAVAAEGNAVQDEYTWPQWKVPLVRKRRTVPLSSPNFSARPQSELSGTCGIECQRRLPATSLDDLEQLLSYETVYENGTRTYTSVSVQGLNEVTAWSGNISSSSRRKREVYGTDTRFTISDKQFSTKYPFSTSVKISTGCSGVLVSPKHVLTAAHCIHDGKDYLDGVQKLRVGILKEKSRRGKGGKGRGGRGKGKRRKEDKGKEEVEEKEDNGGRGERKGKQRGGKRRSRRSAESEKPSFRWTRVKQTQVPKGWFKGVSDGLAADYDYAVLELKKAPKVKHMDLGVIPSLKKLPAGRIHFSGFDDDRPGNLVYRFCSVSDESNDLLYQHCDAKPGSSGSGVYIRLKEPGKKKWTRKIIGVFSGHQWVDVNGDGTQQDYNVAVRITPLKYAQICYWVHGDSSECRVA